CTATCAAGTGATGTAATCCCATCTGAAGAAGCTAAAAAGTTTTTATTTGGGTTCTTGAAATAAAGATAGATAGATTGAATATATGGTTTTGAGAACGAAGTTGAATTAAGAAGGCTTTCAATCATATTAAGGCGCCATGTATCCTCAAGGGAATACTCAGAAGTATTTAAGATTCTTTTTAAATACATAGTCACATCTTTATTTGTACCAAAGGTTAAATAAATTTGATTAATCTCATTTAATAAAAACTCTACGTCCTCACTATTCCGCTTTAACGTTTCATTACTATTTTTATTTATTTCTTCGCTTACATACCGCTCTGTAATGATGATTGAAAGCGATCCAAGTATTATAACGATGACAAGAAGGGGGATTGATAAAATTAATAGATTTTTATAAAAAAACTTCTGACTGATTTTCTTCATAATCTTATCCCACCTCCCAATTACTTTTCTGAAATTACATATTCTCTCGGCGATTTCCTATAAAACTTTTTAAATGCCCTTGTAAAGTTTTTTGGGTTTTTGTACCCCACCATGGAACTAACCTCATATGTTTTATATAAAGGGTTTTTTAAAAAATCTGCTGCTTTTTTCATTTTAACCTCTGTGAGGTAATCTGAAAAGTTTTTACCTGTCTTTTGCTTAAAAAATTTACTCAAATAATAAGGATTCATGTAAACTATTTTTGCAGCATCTTCCAAGGTTGCATCTTTATAATTTTCTTTTATATATTTTTTAATGATTGATATTATATCACCTTGGCCACCACTTTCATAGATAGTTTCATTTTTAGACTGTGCTTTCATCTCATCATATTGCTCACTGTCAAGCTCCCTTTTAATTTTATTGAAAACCTCTACAATCTCGCTATACTTTGTTGGTTTAACTATATAGTCCTTCACACCATATCTCAATGCCTGCCTTGCATATTCAAACTCAGTGTAACCACTTATAATGACCATTTTAACATTAATATTGCTTTCAGAAATAACTTTTGCAAGTTCAAGGCCAGACATAACTGGCATTTTTATATCGCATAAAACAGTATCTACATGATTCTTAGATATATAGTTCAGGCATTCTTTGCCATTTTCAAATTGTCCAACCACCTCAAAGCCGATGTCTTTCCACGGGAAGTAATTTGCCAAGCCCAGCCTTATTTCGTATTCGTCTTCAACAATAATAAGCTTATATATAAATACCACCTCCATCTCCAATAATAACTTATCCATTATTTAATCTCGCTATAGTTATTTCTGAATACATTATCAATTTAAATTATAGCATACTAAATAATAAGTTAAAATAATTAAGCTATGCTAATTAGTATCAATTTTTTATATTGTTGTATAAAATATGATACCATTTAAATTTTAAACCAATCAATGATACTATTTCTAAAATTTTATGTCTTTTTAATTTCATTAATTGATAGTAATCTATTATTAGGTAAATTAATCAACAATTTTAAAAGTTAAGGAGGTACTTCTATGAAGAAGTATAAAAAGCTTATTTCTTTAATACTTATTGTAGTTTTAACTATAACGTTGTTAGCTGGCTGTAGTAAACCATTAAATAATGGAAAAGCAGCTAACAGCTCTAAGAAGGTTACACTGCGTTTTATGTGGTGGGGCGGAAATGATCGTCATAAAGCTACACTTGATGCAATAAATCTTTATACTAAAGAGCATCCCAATGTAAAGATAGATGCTGAATACAGTGGTTATGATGGTTACCTGCAAAAATTAGTTACACAGTTAAGTGGAGGAACCGCTCCTGATTTAATGCAAATTGATGTTCCTTGGGTTCCAGAACTTATGGCTCAAGGTGATTTCTTCGCCGATTTAAGTCAGCAGAAGAATATTAACACCAAAGCATTTGATGAGAAGTTCTTAAAGAATTATTGCTATGTCAATAATAAGCTTATTGGCCTACCTACTGGAATAAATAATTCAGCACTTTTTGTTAATAAGGATTTCTTTAATAAATATGGCATAGACGACAAAACTGTATGGAACTGGGATAACTTTGCTGAAGCAGCAAAAACTGTCCATCAAAAAGATAAGAACGCATACTTTTTAAATGCTGATGCTACAGTAATTTATTATATGTTGAAATCGTATGTAATTCAGCAAACTGGTAATCAATGGATTAATGATGATTATACACTTGGATTTGACAAGAAAACCTTAACTGATGGTTTTAAATATTTTGATAATCTATTTAAAGTAGGTGGTATTCAACCCTTTGCAGAAAGCGCTCCTTTTCAAGGAAAGCCTGAACAAAATACACTATGGATAAATGGTCAAATAGGTACGTTTTGGGATTGGGCTTCAATATATGCAATAAACAAGTCTAATATTAAGAATTTGTCTATCACTCTACCTCCTGTAGCACCTAACGCAAAACAAACTGGTATTGTAGTTAGACCTTCACAATTAATTGCAATAAACAAAAACTCAAAGAATATAGAAGAAGCCTCTAAATTCTTGAATTGGTTTTTCAATGATCCCGAAGCAATAAAAATATTGAAGGACGTAAGAGGAATTCCTGCAACAGAAAATGCACGTAAAATATTAACAGATCTAAACAAACTGGATCCTGTTCTTAACGATTGTACAACTCTTGCATTAAAGAATATGTCAATGCCTGAAAATAGTATAAGCCAGAATCAGGAAATTGAAAAAATAAGCACAGATATTGTACAAGAACTCGCATACAAACAATTGACTCCTGAACAAGCAGCTGATAAACTAATTAGCAGTTATAAGCAAAAGCTTTCTGAACTTAAAAATCAGAAGTAAGCAAAGTGAGATTTAAGGTAATTTACACAAGGTGTTGGCAATGACCAACACCTTGGTTCACAATTTTATAAGAGGTGATTAATAACATGAAGCGATATAAGAAAAAAGATTTTGTAGGGCTCTTATATATAAGCCCATGGATCGTAGGTTTTCTTTTATTTACTCTATATCCGTTTATAATGACATTTACTTATTCATTCACAAATTTCAGTATTACAAAAGCTCCTGTATTTAATGGTTTAAATAATTATATATACATGTTTACAAAAGACAAACTTTTTTGGCCATCGTTATTAAACACAATAAAATATGTTTTCATGACTGTTCCTTTGAAATTGGCTTTTGCCTTATTAGTAGCTATTTTATTAAATATAAAAATTA
This portion of the Thermoanaerobacterium sp. RBIITD genome encodes:
- a CDS encoding ABC transporter substrate-binding protein translates to MKKYKKLISLILIVVLTITLLAGCSKPLNNGKAANSSKKVTLRFMWWGGNDRHKATLDAINLYTKEHPNVKIDAEYSGYDGYLQKLVTQLSGGTAPDLMQIDVPWVPELMAQGDFFADLSQQKNINTKAFDEKFLKNYCYVNNKLIGLPTGINNSALFVNKDFFNKYGIDDKTVWNWDNFAEAAKTVHQKDKNAYFLNADATVIYYMLKSYVIQQTGNQWINDDYTLGFDKKTLTDGFKYFDNLFKVGGIQPFAESAPFQGKPEQNTLWINGQIGTFWDWASIYAINKSNIKNLSITLPPVAPNAKQTGIVVRPSQLIAINKNSKNIEEASKFLNWFFNDPEAIKILKDVRGIPATENARKILTDLNKLDPVLNDCTTLALKNMSMPENSISQNQEIEKISTDIVQELAYKQLTPEQAADKLISSYKQKLSELKNQK
- a CDS encoding response regulator, which gives rise to MDKLLLEMEVVFIYKLIIVEDEYEIRLGLANYFPWKDIGFEVVGQFENGKECLNYISKNHVDTVLCDIKMPVMSGLELAKVISESNINVKMVIISGYTEFEYARQALRYGVKDYIVKPTKYSEIVEVFNKIKRELDSEQYDEMKAQSKNETIYESGGQGDIISIIKKYIKENYKDATLEDAAKIVYMNPYYLSKFFKQKTGKNFSDYLTEVKMKKAADFLKNPLYKTYEVSSMVGYKNPKNFTRAFKKFYRKSPREYVISEK